A window of Pseudoalteromonas aliena SW19 genomic DNA:
GCCTACGTAACGAGCACCTAAACTTTCTTGTAAAATAATGACTAGATTTTTTGGTTTACCTGTATTACTTGCGCCATGAAACGTTTTTGTAGGGGCGGTTACATCATTAAATGCGGCTTGCGTGTTTTGCATGTTACTACGCACAATACTAAGCAATTCATCGGTGGGCATTTTGCCATAATAGTCTTGGCTTGATTGCTCATTAGAAAGTTGCTTAACTGCAAATGCGACGCTATAAAGTGAGTTAAGGGTTAAGTCGTTAAGTAAGTGATCAGTAGAGAACGAGACCATGGCGGGGTTAAGTGGTCTGTGCCCTAATGAGTTACGCGCGCCCAAAATAGTTAAGCATACTAAAACAAGCGCTAAAATTGATTGATTTAAGCCTGTTAGTGATGACTTGCTTTGCCATTGATTGCTAAATACTTTACTTGCAAATTTACAGCTTAAAATAAGTGCTATAACAGCAATAAATACTTCTAACTTATAGCCTGAAAAAATCATTTTTGAGACTTCTTTAGGGTAAATTAAATATTCTATAAATAAGCGGTTAGGGCGTAAATCGTACTCGTTTATAAACGTAGGCGTAATCACTTCAAAAAAAACAAGTAAAGCAGACATTGTCACTAAATAAATTTTAATGAGGCCGCGTACTTTATTTTGCCAACCTACGCTTTGCATCAGTAAAGTAAGTAGTAATGCGGGCATAATAATGTAGCTTAGAGTGGCTATATCAACTCTTAAACCACCTATAAATATAGATAACCACGCATGCGATCCAAATACACGCTCCCCTTGCCATATACTTAATCCAAAGCGAGCAAGTGTTAAAAAGCTAAGTGCTAAAATAGCAAATACAATAAAAATCCATACAGGGCCAAGTGCATTTTGTATTTTAGGTATAAAAGTTAGCTTTATGCCCATAACACAGCCCACCAAATAAGAGCGGCAATTAGCATAGCTATAAACACGCTTGCAGAGGCAATATCTTTAGCGAGCCCCGAAAGCTCATGGTATTCACTGCCAATTCTATCAACTACAACCTCAACTGCCGTATTTACCAGCTCAGCAAATAATACAAAAAGCAGGCTGGCTATAAGTAATAGCTTATCGCTTAGTGCAATTTCTTGTAGCCACACAAACACACCGAGTAACGAAAACAGTGCTAGCTCTTGTTGAAACGCCGCTTCAAATCGACTCATCCATTTTAAGCCGTTAAAAGAATGGCTTAAGGTAAAAATAAGGCGCATTAAGCCTTGGCGTTTTATAACGGTTTTATTGCTCATAATTGTATTTCGCTTGGTGTTGTTTGGCAGCTAGCAAGTAAATCGAGCGATGCTTGATACGTTTTGCTTTTAATGCCAATTAAATTTAAAAGGGTGTGAAAAATATTGTTGTGTGAGCGCGCAGCAGTGGTGTCTAAATTAGCCAAGCAGGTATTGGTAATGCGCTGATTATGTTCATCAGCCCACATATAAAGAGGAACATGCGTTTGTGTGCTAGGTGCAAAGCTATACGGAAAACCATGTAAATAAGCACCGGCTTCGCCAAGTGATTCACCATGATCAGAGACATATAAAAACTGCTTATCTATATTGTTTGGCAGCGCTTCTAATTGCTCAATCACTAGAGCGTTAACAAAGTCACTGTACGCAATTGTGTTGTCGTAGGTATTAACTAATTCATCAAGTGAGCAGTTTTGAATGTCGCTTCTGTCGCACGTAGGCGTAAATTGCTTAAATTTATCTGGGTAGCGTTTAAAGTAGGTTGGTCCGTGTGAGCCCATCATATGTAGGACGATAACGGTATTAGCTTGGCTTAAATTAGCGAGTTTGCGCTTAAGTGGAGCAAGCAGTGCTTCATCAAAACAATATTTCCCATCGCAAAGCGCTGATGGGGTGGTCGGTATATCAATATTAACAACACGGGTGCATACATTTTTACAGCCGCTGTTGTTATCAACCCACAGTACGCCGCTGCCAGCTTGCTGTGCTAAGTCAATCAGGTTTTGTTGGTTGTCGGCTGCTAATCGATCAAAGTTATTTTGTGTTTGCAGTGAAAACATACACGGCACAGACACAGCCGTAGCGGTGCCACAAGACGCCACATTTTTGAAATACGTCACATTGTACTTTTGTGTGTAAGGATTGGTGTTGCGCTTATAACCTTGATAAGCAAAGTTTTTTGCTCGTG
This region includes:
- a CDS encoding phosphoethanolamine transferase, whose amino-acid sequence is MNVISQTPAQKKPNRSKRFYIHCSANAFVVMIACYYCLVINIPFIQGSFSAITSLASFSWLFLLSVPLLLLCLLIIFFSIVSVRWLLKPINYFLLIISSAVFYGSLNYGVVFDYSMIQNTFETDSSEALSYLNPQLIGFLLLFCALPVFILSKVKIHFTRPHQEAISRIKLIVACCSLIALVVVNFYADYAATGRNNRILKKEIIPFQYLSSSYKYMRDQLLYTNMEFKNIDATPTLIAPNTTSVTVMVVGETARAKNFAYQGYKRNTNPYTQKYNVTYFKNVASCGTATAVSVPCMFSLQTQNNFDRLAADNQQNLIDLAQQAGSGVLWVDNNSGCKNVCTRVVNIDIPTTPSALCDGKYCFDEALLAPLKRKLANLSQANTVIVLHMMGSHGPTYFKRYPDKFKQFTPTCDRSDIQNCSLDELVNTYDNTIAYSDFVNALVIEQLEALPNNIDKQFLYVSDHGESLGEAGAYLHGFPYSFAPSTQTHVPLYMWADEHNQRITNTCLANLDTTAARSHNNIFHTLLNLIGIKSKTYQASLDLLASCQTTPSEIQL
- a CDS encoding diacylglycerol kinase, translated to MSNKTVIKRQGLMRLIFTLSHSFNGLKWMSRFEAAFQQELALFSLLGVFVWLQEIALSDKLLLIASLLFVLFAELVNTAVEVVVDRIGSEYHELSGLAKDIASASVFIAMLIAALIWWAVLWA